The sequence AGAAATCCCGAGTTTGGATTATTAGATACCGTTTTAGATCAGCATCCTGAGTTGATTAAAGTGGCAGCAGATGATGTGTTGCGGGATTGTTTGCAAAGTGGGTTTGGACGTCTTTAGCCCCTATTATGTATTTGAAGACAATCCGATTTGGCATAACGACATAAAGGGTGATTCTGCCGTCCCTGCTCCTGCTCCAGTTAAAGTAGTTACAATGGATTATCGCGTTAAAAGGGCACAGGACTTTATGAAAAGAAATCCTGGCAAAACTGTACCTTGTAAAGGTATTTTTTTGAATGCCGATCCAGGCTTTGATAGTGAGGAGTTTCGGCTGGTATGTGATCAAAAGGATATAGCGTTAAATGTGAAACCCAACAAGCGTAACAGCAAAGTCAGCACTGACCAATATCGTTATTTCGATGATGAATTGTATAAAAGGAGAATAAAAATCGAGCATGCCAATGCCTGGCTCGATGCATTTAAAGCACTATTGGTGTACTAAGAAACAAAGACATTCATATGGTTAGGATTATACTGGTTCGCTTTTATAACCTTGTTCTGTAGAAAATTATAAGTTTAAACAACTTCAATAATTAATAATATGGAATTGATTCCCCAAAATTATATAGACTTTTTATACTGGGTGAAGGCAGAAACTGAATCTTTTTGGAGTCAGGACAGAAATACTCCAGGAAATGTATACAAATGCAGAGAGTGGATGTATGGTGCTAAATGGATAGGAATGACAGAGCAGGAAATTAATGACATACAGACGAAATATTCAATCGTTTTTACTCCTGAGCATAGAAGTTTTCTAAGAATTCTGCATAGTATTGATCGAAAGAGGAGAGTTTATGATGATGTTGAAAAAGATGAGGGAGAATATGTTGAATACCCTTTCTTTTTTAATTGGTTTAGGGATGACGCAGAAATAAATCGCCAATTAAACTGGCCCTATAATACTATTTTAGAAGATATAGAGTCAAATGTTTCTTGGTTTAAAGAATGGGGCGAAAAACCAGCTACGTTCGAAGAAAGGAAAAATGTTTTTACACGGATATTCCGGACAGCCCCTAAATTGATTCCAATAACCGGTACCCGATACCAGGTTGCAGATTTGTCTTTAAAAACGAGACCAATTCTATCTGTTCGCGGAACCGATGTGGTTTTTTTTGGAGCTGATTTCCGTGAATATTTGCTTTTAGAACTAGTTAATGAGTTTAATATATATCATGCCAAATATGATGAAGAAGATGCTATCTGGATATGGGAACTGAATGAAGGATACGACAAAAAAGAATTTGGCCTCTATGGTGAAGAGAGAGCAAGGGAAGTACCTTTCTGGGGGGAGCTTCTGTTTTTTGAATGGTTCGGTAATAACTCAGGCCGCTAAAGCGCCAGTGTTTAAGCATTTTTGATATAGCTGTCTTATTTTTCTACAATTCAGATCCAGCTCTTCTAAATTTGCAAATTCAAGGAAAATATCAGCTACGATGGCAACGGTAATTACAAGTACGATAGTATTGGTAATATAGTTTCTGATGTCCGTGCCGGGGTGGATAGTATCAAGTGGAATGTATATGGTCAAATAGCCCAAATATATAAGCATGATACCACTTCTATAGTCTATGCCTATGATGCAGCTGGAAACCGGATCAGTAAGTCAGTGATCAGCAAGACGCAAGATACTGTTCAGACATTCTATATACGAGATGCTACGGGCAATATACTGAGTACCTATACTTATAGGGATACATCGGTTAATATTGGCCAGTAAAGTCAGATAGAAGCCAATTTGTATGGTTCCAGCCGTTTAGGGATGCCAACATTGGCAACTAATGTACAGGATGCTTGAATCAATTAGTAGAGTCTAATATTCAGCAAACATTAATTAAGGCTACTTCAAATGCTGGTGCTTCGCTGAATAGAACGATAATGTTAAAGAATGCTGGACTTTTGGAGAAAAGTATATTTTCCACCATAGATGAAAAAATTGCTAGTCAATTGGGGCGTAGAGGATGGACTGTTAATTGATAAGACAATATTAAATCCATATACTACAAGACAAGCTATGAATAAAGCAACAGGAGGCGAGGCTACAGCTTATTTTCAAGAAAATGGATCCTGTATAGTAAAAGATAACACTACTAATGCGGTTATTCAAATTAGCGACAGGACTAATCCTAAATGGGTTCCTGATGAAACTATTTTTAACTCATATATTCCTAAAAAATAATCAAGATGAATGAAATTGAAATTTTATTTTTAGAAAAAGCAATAATTCGAGGAGGAACTCTTATATTTTCAAAACAGGACACTTTGGATTTTATTGAACAGTGTAGAATTTTTGAAATTCGTATTCTTGGAATAGACGGATTCTTTATAACAGAGAAAACCACTCAGCCAAGCATGGAGAATAGCGTAAATTATTCAAGTTATCCACCGAATAAGAATATTTATG is a genomic window of Chitinophaga sp. LS1 containing:
- a CDS encoding colicin E5-related ribonuclease — translated: MKKLLVNWGVEDGLLIDKTILNPYTTRQAMNKATGGEATAYFQENGSCIVKDNTTNAVIQISDRTNPKWVPDETIFNSYIPKK